Part of the Companilactobacillus zhachilii genome is shown below.
AATAGAAATACCTCACCTTTTTTTCTCACTCATCACCAAATCCTTTCTAAACAAAACATGGTCAGCTTTCGAGCATTAAGACAAACAAGACCCGTAATCCGATTTTGGATTGCGAGTCTTGTTTGATTTAAACGAAAAAAGCTATGTTTTGTCGCACGTTTACAAGTTTTTCATACTAGTTTATTTTTTGTCAACATCATGTCCGCCGAATTCATTTCGTAAAGCTGCAACAACTTTACCAGTAAATGTATCATCTTCTAGCGAACGGTAACGCATCATCAATGAGGCTGCAATAACTGGTGTTGGAACTTGAAGTTTCAAGGCTTCATCCAAAGTCCACTTACCTTCACCTGATGAATGCATAACACCCTTGATCTCATCTAATTTAGGATCTTTTGAAAAGGCTGATTGAGTCAATTCCATTAACCAACCACGAATAACTGAACCATGTTCCCAAACTTTTGCAACGGCCTCGTTATCATAATCAAATTGACTATGTTCTAATACATCGAAACCTTCCGCAATTGCCTGCATCATACCATATTCAATACCATTGTGGACCATCTTCAAGTAGTGACCACTGCCGGCTTTACCTGTATATAAGTAACCATCAGTTTGAGCGATTCCTTTGAAAATGGGTTCAATATATTCAAAGGTTTTTTCATCGTCTCCACCAATCATGAAGTTACCATCACGATTAGCACCACTCATACCCCCTGATGTACCAACATCGAAGAACTTAATGTTTTTGGCAGTCAAAATTTTGTTGTGTTGCAATGAATCTTTGTAAAATGAATTTCCACCGTCAATAACGATATCATTTTCATCAAGAATCTCACTCAAGGTATCAATGGTTTGGTTCGTTGGGTCCCCCGCTGGTAACATTACCCAAACAATCCGTGGTGCACTCAATGCCGTAACAGCATCTTCTAAGTTATCTTTCACTTGTGCCCCAAGCGTTGAAGCATCATTTCTAGCTCCATCGCTCAAATCAAAAGCAACCACTTCATTACCATTGCGAATCAAATTTTCAGTCAAATTGATTCCCATCTTACCGAGCCCAATCATTGCTAATTTCAAAATTAATCCTCCTAATTTGTCTTATCACAAGTTCTAATTATACATAAAAAAGCCGCACCAAAACCAACATTTTGGTACGACCCGATTGCGTAAGAGGTTGATATCATAAGATTAATTGGCTGACTAGCTCATAAACTTGTTCCACCAATGACCCTTTTTATCATCATTAACTTTTTCATTTACACGTTCTTTGATATTTTCATCTTTTTTAACGCTTGTATTTTCAGCTTTTTCTTCGGCTTGTTGTTTCAAAGTTGTTAATTCAGCCTGAAGTTGTTCTTTAGATTTTTGAGCGTCCGCCAACTCTTGTTGAAGTTCTTTAATTGTTAGCTCACGTTTCTTATTTTCAGATTCCAACTTGGCAACAGTCGTTTGCAATTCAGTGACTTCATCACTTTGCTTAGCCTTACTTTCTGATTTAACGTCAGTTGTTGGATAAATCTGAATGGCAGCAGTTTCAAGGGTCATCTTTGGACCATGACTCAACTTAACCATTTCTTTGAAATCTTCGATATTTTTTTGAGTGTATAGACGGTTGTTTTGACTATTGCGTTCAAAATATTGGCTATTCTCAGTCGTCTTTTCGACTATCAAAGAGTATTTACGTAGCGTTGCAACGCTTATTCCTAAGTCCTTAGCAGCTTGTGCAGGAGTTAATAAATTGTTCGTTTTCACTTTACTCAAAAGGATTCCCCCAAGGTTGTTTCATTCTCTTCATTATAAAAATAATGATTACTAAGTTCAACTACAAAATTGTAGCGTTCCGAAATTAGGAACGTCATAGCTATATTTTAACCATAAAATTGGATATACTAAAGGTGTAAAAAAATAAATTATTTACTCTTGGCCGACACAGTCGGTTTTTCTTTGGTGTATAATTCGTCTTACAAGAATAGAAGGGGAAATCATATATTGTCTAGTTCTGTAATTACAACTAATTTTATTATCATACTGATAACCTTTATCTTTGCCTTCTTCTTCGTTGCTGCTGAATTTGCCCTTGTGCAAACTAGAGCCAGTCAACTGGAAGATGCAATCCAAAAAGGTACTGGTAACAAAAAGAAACTCCAACGAGCATTAATGATGGTCAACAACCTGAACGAGTACTTGTCCACCACACAAGTTGGTACTAGTATCGCTGGTATCATTTTAGGTTGGATCGGTGAAAGTACTATTGAATATCTCTTAGTTGAGGTCTTTGGTTTTGTTCATCTTTCCGCTGGCGGTAGTAGTGGTCTACATGCACTAAGTTCCATTATCGGTGTGCTTCTACTAACATACTTAGAAGTTGTTTTGACTGAAATCGTACCTAAGAATATTTCCATTGATATGCCAATGACAATGTTAATGTTAGTCGTTACACCATTAAGATTCTTCCATTTAGCTGTATATCCATTTGTTTGGTTATTGAATGTGTCAGCTTCCGGAATCGTTCGTTTGATGGGGATGAAACCAGCCGATTCTGAAAACGAAGTCTTTTCACAATCAGAAATTCTTCGTCTTTCCAAATCATCTATTAAAGGCGGTGATATGGAGCCTGATGATGTTATCTTCATGCAACGTGCCTTTGAATTAAATGACAAGGTAGCAAAAGATATCATGGTCGACCGGACCAGTCTTTATGTTGTCGACATAACGGATAAAGTTAAAGATGTTATTAAAGATTATTTACAACAAGGATTTTCAAGATTCCCAGTTGTTGCCGATAACGATAAAGATAAAGTTTTAGGTTACGTTTATGCTTACGATATCGTCCGTCAAAATCAAGTTGATGGTGATGTTGGTATCAGCCGTATTTTAAGATCAGTCAATACCGTTCCCGAAACAATGCCTATCCAAGATATTTTGGATAAGATGATCAAGAAACAAACACCTATCGTCGTTGTTGTTGATGAATATGGTGGTACTAGTGGTATTGTTACCGATAAAGATATTTACGAAGAGTTGTTTGGAACAGTTAAAGATGAAATCGATGATGTTTCTGATGAATATATCGTCAAAAATGACGACGGCTCATACAATGTTTCTGGTAAAACAACCCTTTATGATTTCGAGCGTTACTTTAGAACCGATGTTAAGGAGTTCCAAAAATCAGATATCATTACCGTTGGTGGTTATTTGATTGAGAAGTATCCAAACCTTCAAAAGGGTTCTAAGTTCGATATGGGTAACTTCCACTTCGTCGTTGCTGAATTTGATCACGGTTTTGTTAACTGGTTCAAAGTTTCAGTCGACAAAACAGCCGTTACTAAACAAGATAATTTAGCTTCGTTAACCGACGTTGACGATTTGAAAGAATAATAGTTAGTTTTGGATGCCGCCTCTGGGAGCAAGAAATGTTGGCGCAGTGGGGACCGGTTCGAGCCAAGGTCTCGAACCTAGATTTTGAACTTCGCAAAGTGCGCGAATTTCAAAACTCGTCCCGTGGTGTAATGGCTAAAGCCATAACGCCACCTGCACTGCAGCCAACATTTCTTGCTCCCAGAGACTAATATATTCGTTACTTTTTATATAATGTAACTAACTAATTCGATAAAAAAAGTGCTATGTGATTTTAGATTTAATATAATCAAAAGGCTAGATATTTTTCTGGATTTATACCAAGAAAAATATCTAGCCTTTTTTATACTCGCTTCTATAACCAAAGTTGAGAAAGGACCCGATTTTGGATTGCAGGTCTTATTTAATTTAAGCGGAAAAAGCTATGTTGCTTTGCATGCTTAAGACAAAAACAGCTATATCCTAAGCCCTTCTCTTTTAAATTTCAAAAAAGACAAAACACATTATCACGCCACCCACACTGTATTTTTAAGCCTCTTTAATAGAATAACTGGCCCAAAAGGTTGGAATATTGTAATCATGTAACTTTCCTTCACTGTTAGTATCTTCATACAAGTCAACAATTCGAAAACCGGCTTTTATCTGACCACGTAACTGTTCATTCAATGTATGTGAAAATTGTATTCCTTCTTCTTCAGGAGGAAACTCTTCGTTAACGGAGGGGTCCTTCAGTGGATTATATGGCAAACTATGATAAAGCTTTGTTTCAGTCTTATCAAAAATATAATTAACACCA
Proteins encoded:
- the gnd gene encoding phosphogluconate dehydrogenase (NAD(+)-dependent, decarboxylating), encoding MKLAMIGLGKMGINLTENLIRNGNEVVAFDLSDGARNDASTLGAQVKDNLEDAVTALSAPRIVWVMLPAGDPTNQTIDTLSEILDENDIVIDGGNSFYKDSLQHNKILTAKNIKFFDVGTSGGMSGANRDGNFMIGGDDEKTFEYIEPIFKGIAQTDGYLYTGKAGSGHYLKMVHNGIEYGMMQAIAEGFDVLEHSQFDYDNEAVAKVWEHGSVIRGWLMELTQSAFSKDPKLDEIKGVMHSSGEGKWTLDEALKLQVPTPVIAASLMMRYRSLEDDTFTGKVVAALRNEFGGHDVDKK
- a CDS encoding hemolysin family protein: MSSSVITTNFIIILITFIFAFFFVAAEFALVQTRASQLEDAIQKGTGNKKKLQRALMMVNNLNEYLSTTQVGTSIAGIILGWIGESTIEYLLVEVFGFVHLSAGGSSGLHALSSIIGVLLLTYLEVVLTEIVPKNISIDMPMTMLMLVVTPLRFFHLAVYPFVWLLNVSASGIVRLMGMKPADSENEVFSQSEILRLSKSSIKGGDMEPDDVIFMQRAFELNDKVAKDIMVDRTSLYVVDITDKVKDVIKDYLQQGFSRFPVVADNDKDKVLGYVYAYDIVRQNQVDGDVGISRILRSVNTVPETMPIQDILDKMIKKQTPIVVVVDEYGGTSGIVTDKDIYEELFGTVKDEIDDVSDEYIVKNDDGSYNVSGKTTLYDFERYFRTDVKEFQKSDIITVGGYLIEKYPNLQKGSKFDMGNFHFVVAEFDHGFVNWFKVSVDKTAVTKQDNLASLTDVDDLKE